The DNA segment TTCTGGAAATTGACGCCGGAACATCATTCGATGAAAGGAATCTATAGACAAATCAGTTAAAAATGTTAAACTATATAAAACGTTGAATGATCTCCGAAGCGCGTTGACGAAGTCCTGTATCATCAGGATGCGAACGTGGCAAAACCCCCCGTCAGTTTGAATCTCGTCCGAAAACTCGTTCTGGCCTCCATTATCGTGGGTCTCCTTCCCATGATCCTGGGATTCTCCCTCAGTTATTTTTCTCAACGCAACGCCATCCGGAAAACGATGGGATCGGCCTTTCAGGTCCTGGCTCACGAGACGGGTGACAAACTGAGCCTTCTCGTCAACGACCTTATGGACAGGGCGGTCGAGCTGGCGCGATCCGATGCGTTGGTCCGGGCGGCCGGGGAGGCCGATCAAAAATACAATGGACTGGGTCCGGAAACGGTTCGCGAGCGGGTTGAATTCGCGGCCGCCCGCTGGCGCTCGTCCAAGGATTCGGCAGGGATGGACCGCCGGGCCGTGGAAATGCTCGAGGACTTTCGCCAGCGTAACCCGGCGCAGTATCATCTGCTCGTGTTGACGGATCGGGAAGGGGCCTTGGTGGCCGCATCACCGCGGGATGCGGCGACCCGGTACCTCTACCGAAAGGAGATCGAGTGGGAGGCCGCATTCGACGAAGGAAGGGGAAAGCTGTTTCTCGGAGACATCACCTGGGATCCGGCCTTGTCGGCCTACACGCTCAATGTGGCGGTCCCGGTGCGCCGCGACGGAAAAATCGCCGGCGTTCTCATTATGAATCATACCGTGGATCGCTTGTTCCGATCCGTGACCGACGTGCATATCGGGCATTCGGATCACACGATGCTGGCTTCCTCGGACGGTTCGCTCCTGTTCTGCCCGATTTTCCAGATCAAGAACCATACTCTTTCGAAAGGATTCACCCGGGCCATCTTTCGGGAAAGGGACGGATGGACCACCACGGAGATGGATGTCCATTATCCCGGGCGGGAGGCGATCAACGGCTTCGCCCCGGTGACCTTCACAATCGAAGATCTCAGCCCCAAGAGCCTCGGCGGGCAGCGCTGGTTCATCTTCACCAGCCAGAATCCCGAGGAGACCTACGCGCCCTTGCGTTCCCTGTTGGGTTGGACCGCCTTTTCGGCCGGGATCGGGTCGGTCATCCTGGTGGTCCTGGCCATTCTGGTGGTCCGAACGATCGTC comes from the Nitrospiria bacterium genome and includes:
- a CDS encoding diguanylate cyclase; translated protein: MAKPPVSLNLVRKLVLASIIVGLLPMILGFSLSYFSQRNAIRKTMGSAFQVLAHETGDKLSLLVNDLMDRAVELARSDALVRAAGEADQKYNGLGPETVRERVEFAAARWRSSKDSAGMDRRAVEMLEDFRQRNPAQYHLLVLTDREGALVAASPRDAATRYLYRKEIEWEAAFDEGRGKLFLGDITWDPALSAYTLNVAVPVRRDGKIAGVLIMNHTVDRLFRSVTDVHIGHSDHTMLASSDGSLLFCPIFQIKNHTLSKGFTRAIFRERDGWTTTEMDVHYPGREAINGFAPVTFTIEDLSPKSLGGQRWFIFTSQNPEETYAPLRSLLGWTAFSAGIGSVILVVLAILVVRTIVRPITLLQTQARRIIQGIQALPMERRTTATPHVLPKIDIHTGDEIEDLAGTFYEMTGVLERTRRFLVETTHRLEEMAIRDELTGLYNRRHVLEELKAEFSRSVRFSLPLSCMEIDLDYFKEVNDRYGHQAGDRVLRQISELFQKSFREPDILARIGGEEFLVVLPQTDMQGALAKAERMREQVAQHLFPIEYGKTIRLTISIGVAAFPDARIQIVDHLVKMADDALYQSKRDGRNRVSRA